The region taactttgtgaatttgttgtagttatacagtatgtgacagtaTGTTTCTTTTGAAGCTTAGTATGCAATATattcactgtatatatattaaaataattttaagttttgtcattaatgtattaataattaacCAAGTAATCAAGTGATGGCTATCATTAGTAAAATGCATATTCCTAATTCCATAATCCTGCTAAcgtaaaacattataaaatggAGAGCTTTGGACTTCAATATTAAGTACAGTGCTATATGACTACAATTATAAAACCAACAAGATCACAATTAGAGAGTAAAATACATTCCTAACCACGTCTGTATTCAGTTATTGACAGCAGAAGTCTGCAAAACAGAGTTAGTGCAGTGCTCACCTGTCTCTATAATGTAGGTTAAGTAAGTGGGCTAACCACTTTTTCATCATTTTGTTCCAAATGAAGCACTTAAGGTCCTTAAATTCCATGATTAATGTATAATTTACAAAACTTTTGGAACAACTGTATTTTGTGAATAGGAGTTTCTAAGGTTCTCAGGAGACATAAATGACAATTCAACCATGCCATGCTTCAAGCTAACACCAACACCTGACACTTCTTGCTTTCAGTATTTGCTAAGCCACGACGACCTGCTGCAGGACTGCAGATGGGGACAAACAGCAACACTCTGAGAAGAAAGTGCCAGACTAACATGCCGCTTGACCAGGGAAAACATCAATACCTCAACTATACTGAGAAACTAAGACCAGCAGCTTTTGTAAATCACCTGCTTTAACATCTTCTGACATCATGTATTTATTTGTATCATTTCAGTTCACATTGGATAACGGTTACTACAAAAGTTTTGAAGTTAAGTTTTGTTCTAAGCTTGGGAACTTGGCAAATGTTAAGTTCTGCATCTCCAGTATTTCCTTCTTATTTATTTGTGACACAAGCTTTATATtatgttataaaacaaaaataaatataattgtatACAATAGGCatttcagatttatttattttttccattatttgaTATTGAATACAATATAGAATTACTGTCAGACACACCCTGTGATTAACTAACATGGTTAAATGTCTGTTTATCCTGGGAAACCAGAAACAGGTTTTACTCCCATTTGGGGATTTACATTGAAAATTGGCTTGTCATGTATTTGCAAAGGGAACTGCAATCTTCAAAGACTAAATGCTCAGCTTTTTTAGCAGAGTGAATGCCCAAGCCCTGGGCGGACACTCACGCAATTAGAAAAGCACACCATTTGAAAGTCAAAGCAAGGTGAAGATGTGTATTAGACATACCCCCCCGAGTTTCCAGTTTGTGCCTTTGCTTCAAGCCTGAACGCGTTTTTCGCCAGGTATTCAGAAAGGACTTTGATGACAGCTGTGTGCTCTTCACTCAGGATAACGCACAGAGTATAGGAGCATTGGTAAGTATCCTCTCTCGATGattttaaggagaaaaaaaacatttgaaatagttttctttctcttcacaGAATAGAGTATAATGTATATTTCATAAAGGAGGATCTCAGCGTAATGCCAAATGGAATCAAATGTATACTGGGAAGCAAAGGATGAACCTATTGttacatattattatttaaaacgcAGAATTCTATTAATGGGTTTACAATACTGGGGATACTGGGTTACTGCAATTTCATGGCAGGTTCTGTAGAACATTAGCGAATGAAAGGTTAGTAATTTAAGAAGGTTTGTATCAATCTTCTTAGGTGGGACttcctgtattttattgtgacATTCAATATGATCATGGTAGATTGTAGATAAATTCTGGAATATGATTAGTAGAAATATATGAAGTATGGCAAATATTTTAAGTATAAAAGCATTGaataatttcttcatccttATCCATATGTTACCCCATATAATTTAAAGGTTATATCAAGAAAAGCAGCAGTATTCCAAAACATAGAAGATTCACAGCTACTAATCTACCAAATGTCCCAGGAATGGATCCATGCATATAAagtattatattgtttttacatCCAAAGTTTTCACAGCAATATCATTGTGTTGTATGATCATATTATTGTTGATGTAGGCATATTGTGCAAATGAtaaaaattaatacattaaatatttatctaAACATTTGATTTCAGTGTATAAAGGAGACAACAATCTAAGCATTCTTCAGTGATGGGTCAAACACAGGCAACACCTGAAGTCAAAGCCCTCATGAATGAGTTCATCACGAATGAATTCAAGGGGATCATGAAGAAAACAAGCCAAGCCGACTTCACACAAAACTTTGGAGAGAGTGTCAAGTATGCCTCAAACAGAACCAAAGAATACCTTCTATTTCAGGATCCTGAAAACACATTTCGCCCCAGTGCTGCTACCCTCAATGAAGTCTTTCTCATGACATACATCAACCAAAGTGTCTACCTTCAGCTGACAGAAACCTTCAATTGTACTACAATGACCAAAGAGCAGGAGATTCTACTGGGTGCCGACTGGGTTTGGGCTCTCATTGATGCACCAAGCAAGAACCCCAAAGTCCAGATCGCAGTCCAGGTCTTTCACCTGTCAGAAGAAGAGGGCAAGCCTGCTAAAGGAGACCAGGTTGAAATGTTAACTGAGAGTATGGAAATCGCCAAGATGGAGTCGGCTGATAAATCAAAGCCAGAGAAGATGAT is a window of Lepisosteus oculatus isolate fLepOcu1 chromosome 21, fLepOcu1.hap2, whole genome shotgun sequence DNA encoding:
- the rep15 gene encoding rab15 effector protein, which codes for MGQTQATPEVKALMNEFITNEFKGIMKKTSQADFTQNFGESVKYASNRTKEYLLFQDPENTFRPSAATLNEVFLMTYINQSVYLQLTETFNCTTMTKEQEILLGADWVWALIDAPSKNPKVQIAVQVFHLSEEEGKPAKGDQVEMLTESMEIAKMESADKSKPEKMIEFCSSIGKDCYALFLFFGRQNDPGNIYGVLSNNFQAAFGKGAKIDQAFVENFFKGSKTFVTPAKMLQTIAQKEKKHDEPLTMVIKFT